The DNA region TGTGAGAGCCATTTCAAGAATCCCGTAGTGTGGCCATTGCGCGAAGCGGTGGGTGTCGGGCATGTTGGGGGCATGATGGAGGAATCAGAGCGAGTGACTGAGTTTGCGCGGCGGGTGTATGCGGCGTGCAGTGCGGTTCCGGAGGGGAGGGTGACCAGTTACGGTGAATTGGCGAAGGCGATTGGATGCGGGTCTGCGCGGGCGGTGGGGCAGGCATTGCGGGCGAACCCATACGCGCCGGACGTGCCGTGTCACCGGGTGGTGCGTGCGGATGGCTCGTTGGGCGGGTATCTTGGAGAGACCGGCGGCGAGCAGCTGCGGCGCAAG from Sulfuriroseicoccus oceanibius includes:
- a CDS encoding MGMT family protein; the protein is MWPLREAVGVGHVGGMMEESERVTEFARRVYAACSAVPEGRVTSYGELAKAIGCGSARAVGQALRANPYAPDVPCHRVVRADGSLGGYLGETGGEQLRRKVELLAREGVRFDAGGRLIEPERLVTAANLIAHLPEA